The following proteins are co-located in the Candidatus Omnitrophota bacterium genome:
- a CDS encoding transposase, with the protein MSPRQPRAQLSTYTCFHLCSHANGSQNLFITAKDRIKYLQLFERYRVYHSLDCFAYCLMDNHTHLLVRCPSVAVLSKAMHRLHVAYAMYFNLKHQRKGHLFQDRFSSWVIRDEAHIAEAKRYIEENPVAAGLVQEVKDYRWSSARAMGDDPYVNVCGIKGS; encoded by the coding sequence ATGAGTCCGCGACAACCGAGAGCCCAGCTCTCCACCTACACCTGCTTTCACCTATGCTCTCACGCCAACGGAAGCCAAAATCTCTTTATCACAGCCAAAGACCGCATCAAATATCTTCAACTTTTCGAGAGATACCGCGTGTATCATTCACTGGATTGCTTTGCCTACTGCCTAATGGACAACCATACGCATTTGTTGGTGCGGTGTCCGTCAGTAGCGGTACTTTCCAAAGCCATGCATCGCCTGCACGTGGCCTACGCCATGTACTTCAATTTGAAACACCAACGCAAAGGGCATCTGTTCCAGGATCGATTTTCCAGCTGGGTTATCCGGGACGAGGCCCACATCGCTGAGGCCAAAAGGTATATCGAGGAGAACCCGGTGGCGGCAGGGCTTGTGCAGGAGGTAAAGGATTACCGATGGAGCAGCGCGCGGGCAATGGGGGACGACCCCTACGTAAATGTCTGTGGGATAAAGGGTAGTTAA